One segment of Toxotes jaculatrix isolate fToxJac2 chromosome 8, fToxJac2.pri, whole genome shotgun sequence DNA contains the following:
- the nradd gene encoding tumor necrosis factor receptor superfamily member 16: MRLFVLCALLLLRVTLGDACASNQFTDSGQCCSLCPAGFEVEAQCGKEDTKCAPCPPGTYSSSEGLGRCLPCSKCPASVPTVAACSAHQDTQCECDNGFFFFNIHGLCAPCSKCKRGEGVTRECGLQGNTQCQVCGPGTFSEEHANTKPCQTCTRCSDSEVEIRPCMPNSDTLCMDKKLHFMSSPADTDGPRDAPRFPGVEAVSEEGKASPAPGTPKFTPQDEGGSNNILAYVSVLAAVVLGLLLYVAYKCWRSCKQKKALSKARAAELGSSPEGEKLQSDSGVFLDSHSLQDNQPSKGTKRDSKQDNRLYVNLPPNRQEEVEGLLEEGGGRGWRQLGAALGYEPEQLDLFGRGEAPAHTLLSNWAQKEGSTLGLLCSALARIERPDVVTALNCPTQGVSVV; the protein is encoded by the exons ATGAGACTGTTTGTCCTCTGCGCGCTTCTGCTGTTAAGA GTTACTCTTGGAGATGCCTGTGCCAGTAACCAGTTCACCGACTCGGGGCAGTGTTGTAGTCTGTGTCCTGCTGGCTTCGAAGTAGAGGCACAATGTGGGAAAGAAGATACCAAGTGTGCACCGTGCCCACCGG GAACATATTCCTCATCTGAAGGCCTCGGCCGTTGCCTTCCCTGCTCCAAGTGCCCAGCTAGTGTCCCCACGGTGGCCGCTTGCTCTGCTCATCAAGACACACAATGTGAATGCGACAAcggcttcttcttttttaacatcCATGGCCTGTGTGCACCGTGCTCCAAATGCAAACGTGGTGAGGGTGTAACCCGGGAGTGTGGCCTTCAGGGAAACACTCAGTGTCAAGTCTGTGGACCGGGAACATTTTCTGAGGAACACGCTAACACCAAACCCTGCCAGACCTGCACACGGTGCTCTGACAGCGAGGTGGAGATCCGACCTTGTATGCCCAACTCTGACACACTTTGCATGG ACAAGAAGCTGCACTTTATGTCTAGTCCCGCTGATACTGATGGGCCCCGTGACGCTCCTCGCTTCCCAGGTGTAGAGGCGGTGTCAGAGGAAGGGAAGGCCAGTCCTGCCCCTGGAACGCCCAAGTTTACCCCGCAGGATGAGGGTGGAAGCAACAACATTCTAGCTTACGTGTCTGTTCTGGCAGCCGTGGTGCTGGGTCTGCTTCTTTACGTGGCTTATAAATG CTGGAGATCATGTAAACAGAAGAAGGCTCTCTCTAAGGCCCGTGCGGCCGAGCTGGGATCATCTCCAGAGGGTGAAAAGCTCCAAAGTGACAGTGGCGTTTTCCTCGACTCCCACAGCCTACAGGACAACCAGCCCAGCAAAG GTACCAAGAGGGACAGCAAGCAGGACAATCGTCTGTATGTCAACCTACCCCccaacagacaggaagaggtggagggCCTCCTGGAAGAAGGAGGGGGCCGGGGGTGGAGGCAGCTGGGAGCAGCACTGGGCTATGAGCCTGAACAGCTAGACCTGTTTGGGCGAGGAGAGGCGCCTGCTCACACGCTCCTCTCTAACTGGGCCCAGAAAGAAGGCTCCACTCTGGGACTGCTGTGTTCAGCACTGGCCCGCATCGAGAGGCCTGACGTGGTAACGGCTCTTAACTGCCCCACGCAGGGTGTTTCTGTGGTCTGA